From Melospiza melodia melodia isolate bMelMel2 chromosome 31, bMelMel2.pri, whole genome shotgun sequence, one genomic window encodes:
- the GPR182 gene encoding G-protein coupled receptor 182 yields MAEEVTTVPMETHTVPSEYSDYHNLSELFYLLNHTYTFCEFSLDENIKRVVLFILYLVIFVVGLVENLLVIWVNWQTRGTKNLVNLYIINMAIADLGVLLSLPIWMLEVMLDYTWLWGSFLCRFTHYFYFGNMYASIFFLTCLSVDRYVTLTSSSVFWQRHQHRARRAVCACCWLLAAAVPVLEVAHMQLVNTGEPICIFMAPFETYDEWALAVSLATTTVGFLIPFPVIAAFNVLTARFIRRAKPESRKHCLLIYAYVGVFLLSWLPFHVVLTLLTLEGNHLILHCTFAHLLYFFYDIIDCFTLLHCVVNPILYNFLSKNFRSKLISAVVKYIPKDHGGQKGAGNSSSSTQHSIVIAKDNSPPN; encoded by the coding sequence atggccgaGGAGGTGACCACTGTCCCCATGGAGACACACACTGTCCCGAGTGAGTACAGCGACTACCACAACCTGTCCGAGCTGTTCTACCTCCTGAACCACACCTACACCTTCTGCGAGTTCAGCCTGGACGAGAACATCAAACGAGTCGTTCTCTTCATCCTCTACCTGGTCATCTTCGTGGTGGGCTTGGTGGAGAACCTCCTCGTCATCTGGGTCAACTGGCAGACAAGGGGCACCAAGAACTTGGTCAACCTGTACATCATCAACATGGCCATCGCCGACCTGGGCGTGCTGCTCTCGCTGCCCATCTGGATGCTGGAGGTGATGCTGGATTACACCTGGCTCTGGGGCAGCTTCCTCTGCCGCTTCACCCACTACTTCTACTTCGGCAACATGTACGCCAGCATCTTCTTCCTCACCTGCCTGAGCGTGGATCGCTACGTGACCCTGACCAGCTCCTCTGTCTTCTGGCAGCGGCACCAGCACCGCGCGCGCCGCGCCGTCTGCgcctgctgctggctcctggccgCCGCCGTCCCTGTGCTGGAGGTGGCCCACATGCAGCTGGTCAACACTGGGGAGCCCATCTGCATCTTCATGGCTCCTTTTGAGACGTACGACGAGTGGGCTCTGGCGGTCAGCTTGGCCACCACCACCGTCGGCTTCCTCATCCCCTTCCCCGTCATCGCGGCGTTCAACGTGCTGACGGCGCGCTTCATCCGGCGCGCCAAGCCCGAGAGCCGCAAGCACTGCCTGCTCATCTACGCCTACGTCGGGGTGTTCCTGCTCAGCTGGCTGCCCTTCCACGTGGTGCTGACCCTGCTGACCCTCGAGGGCAACCACCTCATCCTGCACTGCACCTTCGCCCACCTCCTCTACTTCTTCTACGACATCATCGACTGCTTCACGCTGCTGCACTGCGTCGTCAACCCCATCCTCTACAACTTCCTCAGCAAGAACTTCCGCAGCAAACTCATCTCCGCCGTGGTCAAGTACATCCCCAAGGACCACGGTGGCCAGAAGGGAGCTGGGAATTCCTCCTCCAGCACGCAGCACTCCATAGTCATCGCCAAGGACAACAGCCCTCCCAACTAA